A stretch of DNA from Paenibacillus sp. FSL W8-0186:
TGGCTGCCGTCCCGGCATGCGTACATCCAATAACTGCTACTCTCATGATTTCTTCCTCCTTATGATGGCCCGATGTTATATAATGTTCAAAAATCGGGGTGTTTATTGTGAAATATATCACTTGGTAAGATAAGATATTGTGAAATCATTCACCTTGTGACTCTTATTATAGTGTGATCTTTTTCACAATGCAAGGGGTTATGAACATTTTTTTAAGGGTAATGATAAATATCCCTGTTAACTGGGGGTATTGCCAATATCATCTAGATACCGGAGGGCTGCCCATGTATACCGTCTTTGTAGCGGGAGCGCACGGAAGAACAGGTCGTCACATCGTTAAAGCGCTTCTCAGAGAAAATTATGAAGTCAGGGGTCTGGTTCGCAATGAATCACAGCAGGATAACTTACAGGAATGGGGGGCCAAGCCGTACATCGGGGATTTGAGAACTGTGTTCTCGGAAGGGATTGATGGGGCGGACGCCGTCATTTGCGCGGTCGGCGCGGGAGATAAGGAAGACCCTGAGGAAATTGACCATCTCGGAACCGTTCGATTGATCGAGCAGTCCGCCATGCTGGGTGTTAAACGCTTCATTCTAATCAGCTCGATGGGGACACTTGAGCCGGAACGTATGCCGAAAATTTTGAAGCCATATTTATTAGCCAAACGCCGGGCCGAAAAAGTATTGGAAGAAAGCACGTTATGCCATACCATTATACGTCCAGGAGGTCTGACCGATGATTTGCCTATAGGCAAAGTATCGATCCGCGACGGGTTCACCTATTCGGGATTTATCTCGCGAAACGATGTGGCCGAGGCGGCGGTTCTTGCCTTAAAGCTGCCTGAGACGGAGCATGCCGCCTTTAATTTAATTGCAGGGGAGACCCCGCTAGTCCAAGCTTTACAGTCGCTAAAGTAATCGCTAATCCCTCACAAAAGCCGCCCTAGCCAGGGCGGCTTATTTTTTGCTGGATTCCATTTGCTTCTGCATCAGTTGGCTCCGCTTCTCTTCCCTCTGCTGCTTGGTCAGCTTAGGGCAAGTGTAACAATAGCCTAAATCAGTCTTCGTACGGTAAGCCAGACAGCAGGTGGGCTTCAAGGGCATCATCTCGCCAGGCGTATAAGGATTATCTACCATGATTTCCTTGAGCGCAAACGGATTGCGCTTGACACCAAACCACTCCGCGGACATTTCCTTGACAGATTCATGGTCCGCCCATAGCCGTTCGCGCTGCTCCGCAGTGTCCAGCCTATTCGCTAATTGCTTGATATAATAAACAATCCCGAGAGGCAGTTGTCCCCAGAGCTGCGTAACCGGCAGCTTGGACACGCCGGCTACCGTTTCCATCACCGGCCGCAAGGTTTCCTGGTAGAAGCTGCCCAGCCGCTGCTCCTGCCAGACGCTAGCTTCGCCTTCCGGCGATGCTGACTCCGTATGGTCTCGCAGCACGAAGAAGATCGTCGGAAATTGCTGAACCCGAACGATCTGCAGTGTCAAATTATCCAACCGAAAATTTAACTGCGAGCTCGTCAATGACGCCATATAATGCAGCGCTGTACAAAGGACCCGCCAGCTTGCCGCAAAATACGTCGCCGCAACCTGAATATCAAGCCCTTTAATCTCGGATTGGTACAGGGTCAAAAACTGCTCGATCTGCTGCCGATCCAGGAGCTCTTGTCCCTCAACCGTATAAATGGCCTGCTCTCTGAAGCTGCGTACCACGTGACAATGCTGTTCTAAGAATTGATAATCGATAGCCAACCGCTGCATATGATCCTCCTGCTTCTCTCTCTAAGCCTCTTGAATGCCCCGTTACTTAACGAAGTGCTGCCACCTTGTCGCTGGCACCTGTAAGCACACTGTTCTTCGGAAGCTGTCCCTTGCTCTCTGCTACGCGATACAGCTCATACGGAAGGCACAGCGGTACTCCGCTCCGCGGATCCGTCACAATATCCGCCTCAATGCCGAATACTTCACGCAGGACGGAAGAGGTGACCACTTCGGCCGGCGCTCCCTCGGCGATGGCTTGCCCCTTCTTAATGGCAATCATATGGTGAGCATACCTTGCGGCATGGTTCAAGTCATGCACGACCATAACGATGGTGCGGCTGGATTCCGCGTTCAACTGCTCCAGCAGCTGCAGCACCTCCAGCTGGTGCGCCATATCCAGGAAGGTCGTCGGCTCATCCAGAAATAGAATATCCGTCTCCTGTGCCAGCGCCATGGCGATCCAGGCCCGCTGCCGCTGTCCTCCGGACAACTGCTCAAGCGCCCGGTCTGCAAACTCGTTCATGCCCGTAGCATCAATCGCCCAATCGACGATTTTCCGGTCCTCAGACTTCAGACTTCCGAACCCCTTCTGATGCGGAAAGCGGCCGTAAGATACAAG
This window harbors:
- a CDS encoding SDR family oxidoreductase → MYTVFVAGAHGRTGRHIVKALLRENYEVRGLVRNESQQDNLQEWGAKPYIGDLRTVFSEGIDGADAVICAVGAGDKEDPEEIDHLGTVRLIEQSAMLGVKRFILISSMGTLEPERMPKILKPYLLAKRRAEKVLEESTLCHTIIRPGGLTDDLPIGKVSIRDGFTYSGFISRNDVAEAAVLALKLPETEHAAFNLIAGETPLVQALQSLK
- a CDS encoding ABC transporter ATP-binding protein, producing the protein MIGLNTSHLNIAYGDRLIVEDLNISIPKGKITALVGANGSGKSTVLKTMARILQPKSGTVLLNGKSIHKQSTREVAKQLAILPQNPTAPDGLTVYELVSYGRFPHQKGFGSLKSEDRKIVDWAIDATGMNEFADRALEQLSGGQRQRAWIAMALAQETDILFLDEPTTFLDMAHQLEVLQLLEQLNAESSRTIVMVVHDLNHAARYAHHMIAIKKGQAIAEGAPAEVVTSSVLREVFGIEADIVTDPRSGVPLCLPYELYRVAESKGQLPKNSVLTGASDKVAALR